From a region of the Streptomyces sp. B21-083 genome:
- a CDS encoding phosphotransferase family protein, translating into MNHDEAAAVRPLTLAWVSRHLEAGERIVKAAALHGGSTAEMRRLTIGMRDGGTRDLVLRTYVDPFYVEHAEGGLDGEAGALTLLTGTGVPAPSLVAVDPTATQCEFPSLLMTHLAGRTVLDDQGVETRVRLLARQLVAIHALRPVERPREYVTLTTADTVVVPKGADAAVWTAAIDVIRKPAPPCEGRFLHRDFQPGNVLFDVPPSHPEDARTTGVVDWAAASWGPADLDVAHCSVNLALLHGPAWGMRFAEAYEEAGGVLAATASERLYWRVRDALAASEEVRSVSQPWREAGRAELTTRAVEERLDAYVTALMDAPG; encoded by the coding sequence ATGAACCACGATGAGGCGGCGGCTGTCCGGCCGTTGACACTGGCTTGGGTGAGCCGGCACCTGGAGGCCGGCGAGCGGATCGTCAAGGCCGCGGCACTGCACGGCGGCAGCACCGCCGAGATGCGGCGGCTGACCATCGGGATGCGGGACGGAGGCACCCGTGACCTGGTGCTGCGGACCTACGTCGACCCGTTCTACGTGGAGCACGCCGAGGGCGGGCTGGATGGGGAGGCCGGCGCCCTGACCCTGCTCACGGGGACCGGCGTGCCGGCTCCTTCACTGGTCGCGGTTGATCCGACCGCCACGCAGTGCGAGTTTCCGTCGCTCCTGATGACACATCTGGCGGGCCGGACGGTCCTCGACGATCAGGGAGTGGAGACGCGTGTTCGCCTGCTGGCCCGCCAACTCGTGGCGATTCACGCGCTACGACCCGTCGAGCGGCCCCGAGAATATGTGACGTTGACGACCGCCGACACCGTCGTCGTCCCGAAGGGCGCCGACGCGGCCGTATGGACCGCGGCGATCGACGTGATCCGCAAGCCCGCGCCGCCCTGTGAAGGGCGCTTCCTGCACCGGGACTTCCAGCCCGGCAACGTGCTGTTCGACGTACCGCCTTCACACCCGGAAGATGCCCGGACCACCGGCGTCGTCGACTGGGCAGCGGCCTCCTGGGGGCCGGCGGATCTCGATGTGGCGCACTGCTCCGTCAATCTCGCGCTTCTGCACGGCCCGGCGTGGGGTATGCGGTTCGCCGAGGCGTACGAGGAGGCCGGCGGGGTATTGGCCGCGACCGCGAGCGAGCGGCTGTACTGGCGGGTGCGGGACGCGCTGGCCGCCTCGGAAGAAGTGCGGTCGGTGTCCCAGCCATGGCGGGAGGCCGGTAGGGCGGAGCTGACGACGCGAGCCGTGGAGGAGCGGCTGGATGCCTATGTCACCGCCTTGATGGACGCGCCGGGCTGA
- a CDS encoding phosphotransferase yields MQPNELRRAVEAGRATASELGLRVDDVVVIHNSDRVALHLIPCGVLARVAPSGQLADSEFEVEVARRLAYVDAPVAELDPRVEPRVHVRDAFAISLWTYYEPVGSEVAPADYADAFTRHHAALREIDLVAPHFTDRVAGALREVNDRVRSPELHDADRQFLSDTLGGLSAAISVSNADDQLLHGEPHPGNLLNTRRGPLFVDLATCCRGPIEFDLAHAPEEVGRRYAGADQDLVHRCRALNWAMFSAWRWREGDQMPDRDRRRAEGLDRVRAALDRCGLG; encoded by the coding sequence GTGCAGCCCAATGAACTTCGACGCGCAGTTGAGGCAGGACGGGCGACAGCTTCGGAGCTGGGCCTCCGGGTCGACGATGTAGTCGTCATCCACAACTCGGACCGCGTCGCGCTGCACCTGATCCCTTGTGGGGTGCTGGCTCGGGTCGCTCCTTCGGGGCAGCTGGCCGATTCCGAGTTCGAAGTAGAGGTCGCTCGCCGTCTCGCCTACGTCGACGCGCCGGTGGCTGAGCTGGACCCTCGGGTCGAACCCCGTGTCCATGTGCGTGATGCCTTCGCCATCTCCCTCTGGACCTACTACGAACCTGTGGGATCAGAGGTCGCGCCGGCCGACTACGCGGACGCGTTCACACGGCACCATGCCGCCCTGCGGGAGATCGATCTGGTTGCACCGCACTTCACCGATCGGGTCGCCGGGGCGCTGAGGGAGGTGAACGACCGGGTGCGGTCCCCCGAACTGCACGACGCCGACCGGCAATTCCTCAGTGACACCCTCGGTGGACTGAGCGCAGCGATCAGCGTCTCGAACGCCGACGACCAGCTGCTGCACGGCGAGCCGCATCCCGGGAACCTCCTCAACACGAGGAGAGGGCCGCTCTTCGTGGATCTCGCCACATGCTGCCGTGGTCCGATCGAGTTCGACCTCGCTCATGCGCCCGAAGAAGTGGGCAGGCGCTACGCCGGGGCCGACCAGGACCTGGTTCACCGGTGCCGCGCTCTGAACTGGGCGATGTTCTCGGCCTGGCGCTGGCGCGAGGGCGATCAAATGCCTGACCGGGACCGCCGGCGGGCTGAGGGACTCGACCGGGTTCGTGCCGCACTCGACCGCTGCGGGCTGGGCTGA
- a CDS encoding zinc-dependent alcohol dehydrogenase — protein MKSLMFVAPGQLRFDEVDAPTLVEGTDALVRPLAATTCDLDHHVIDDRTPFSAFGPFPIGHECVGTVVEVGPDCTDVAVGDIVGVAWHIACGSCAQCELGHPARCLVHGDAQYGLPVNGAWGGTFDELIRVPYADYNLAKLPAGVDPVHLASIGDNLALGWETVMPTVAGITDPKIAVFGGTGSIGLYVVDVAVHCARARTVYYDDDPVRMKVAEQLGAEVHDINGKREKDFHLAVDASCDAARLRKALLSVMPEGYVNSVGIYFDEVQLPLLSLYQRGVHFHNGKGHARPNMTPTLEAVASGTLHPELVTSGVYGWDEIPDVLTSGRAGHKPIFVLES, from the coding sequence ATGAAGAGCCTGATGTTCGTCGCGCCCGGACAACTGCGCTTCGACGAGGTCGACGCCCCCACCCTTGTCGAGGGCACGGACGCGCTCGTACGCCCGCTCGCGGCCACGACCTGCGATCTCGACCACCATGTCATCGACGACAGAACGCCGTTCTCCGCGTTCGGCCCGTTCCCGATCGGCCACGAGTGCGTGGGCACGGTCGTCGAGGTCGGCCCCGACTGCACGGATGTCGCCGTCGGCGACATCGTCGGCGTCGCATGGCACATAGCCTGCGGCAGCTGCGCGCAGTGCGAGCTCGGACACCCGGCCCGCTGTCTCGTCCACGGCGACGCCCAGTACGGACTTCCGGTGAACGGTGCCTGGGGCGGCACCTTCGACGAACTCATCCGCGTCCCCTACGCGGACTACAACCTCGCCAAGCTGCCCGCCGGCGTCGATCCGGTACACCTGGCGTCGATCGGCGACAACCTCGCCCTCGGCTGGGAGACGGTGATGCCGACCGTCGCCGGGATCACCGACCCGAAGATCGCGGTCTTCGGCGGCACCGGCTCCATCGGCCTGTACGTGGTCGACGTAGCCGTCCACTGCGCCCGCGCCCGCACCGTGTACTACGACGACGACCCGGTCAGGATGAAGGTCGCCGAGCAGCTCGGCGCGGAGGTCCACGACATCAACGGCAAGCGGGAGAAGGACTTCCACCTCGCCGTGGACGCCAGCTGCGACGCCGCGCGGCTGCGCAAGGCGCTGCTGTCGGTCATGCCCGAGGGTTACGTCAACAGCGTCGGCATCTACTTCGACGAGGTGCAGCTCCCGCTGCTCTCGCTGTACCAGCGTGGAGTCCACTTCCACAACGGCAAGGGACACGCGCGGCCGAACATGACGCCGACGCTGGAAGCGGTGGCCTCCGGGACGCTCCATCCCGAGCTGGTCACCAGCGGGGTGTACGGCTGGGACGAGATCCCCGACGTGCTGACCTCGGGCCGCGCCGGCCACAAGCCGATCTTCGTCCTGGAGAGCTGA
- a CDS encoding TetR/AcrR family transcriptional regulator, which yields MTKSSTTVRQRIVAGAADMISRRGLNATSIRETAKHARAPLGSTYHYFPEGKQQLVTEAVRYTGAWTANSLRRELEAGPVAGLRAFLALWRKIVVDSDFRAGCPVLAVSVEEPPTDEPTTALLAAADVFTEWENLLAGSLREHGVEARRAAQLATLIVAAVEGTVAMCRAKRSTQPLDDTAEQLQILIVSAIED from the coding sequence GTGACCAAGTCCAGTACGACAGTGCGGCAGCGGATCGTGGCCGGTGCGGCCGACATGATCAGCAGGCGCGGCCTGAACGCCACGAGCATCCGCGAGACGGCCAAGCACGCCCGGGCGCCGCTCGGCTCGACGTATCACTACTTCCCGGAGGGCAAGCAGCAGCTTGTCACCGAGGCCGTCCGCTACACGGGCGCCTGGACCGCCAACAGTCTGCGCAGGGAGCTGGAGGCGGGACCGGTCGCCGGGCTTCGCGCCTTCCTCGCTCTGTGGCGCAAGATCGTCGTCGACAGCGATTTCCGGGCCGGCTGTCCCGTCCTGGCCGTCTCCGTCGAGGAGCCTCCCACCGACGAGCCGACAACCGCTCTTCTGGCCGCCGCCGACGTCTTCACCGAGTGGGAGAACCTACTGGCCGGATCGTTGCGGGAGCACGGAGTCGAGGCTCGGCGGGCGGCTCAGCTCGCGACGCTGATCGTCGCGGCGGTCGAAGGGACCGTGGCCATGTGCCGCGCCAAACGCAGCACACAGCCCCTCGACGACACAGCCGAACAGTTGCAGATCCTTATCGTCTCCGCGATCGAGGACTGA
- a CDS encoding DUF5302 domain-containing protein, with protein sequence MAAESPSPEGAEPVDGESAALAPDDGGQDDGQDDLKRKFREALARKRGQQADAVDGAANSDRSKIHGAHGPAASQRSFRRKSGG encoded by the coding sequence ATGGCTGCAGAGTCTCCATCACCCGAAGGCGCGGAGCCGGTTGACGGCGAGAGCGCCGCACTCGCGCCCGACGATGGCGGTCAGGACGACGGTCAGGACGACCTGAAGCGCAAGTTCCGGGAGGCACTCGCGCGCAAGCGTGGTCAGCAGGCTGACGCCGTCGACGGCGCTGCGAACAGCGACAGGTCGAAGATCCACGGCGCGCACGGCCCGGCCGCGAGCCAGCGGTCGTTCCGTCGAAAGAGCGGTGGCTGA
- a CDS encoding DUF1152 domain-containing protein — protein MTSLHANPFFSRLADSERILVAGAGGGFDIYSGLPLALSLLHQGKEVHLANLSFSALAGLPLDDWAAPDLAAVTPDSALHQNYFPERTLAQWLRLNGYPSTVYAFPQTGVRPLRAAYQALIELHDIDAVVLVDGGTDILMRGDESGLGTPEEDLTSVAALAALDSIPTRLVVSVGFGVDAYHGVNHVHVLENIAALERDGAYLGAFSMPRATREGALYLDAVTHAQHHTPEHPSIVNGSIAAAVRGSFGDVRFTDRTRGSELFVNPLMSLYFAFDLPGLAARCLYLDRIEDTHLMRQVHSRIAEFRESRVTRPPRRFPH, from the coding sequence ATGACGTCTCTCCACGCCAACCCCTTCTTCAGCCGCCTCGCCGATTCCGAACGGATCCTCGTCGCGGGCGCGGGTGGCGGCTTCGACATCTACTCCGGCCTGCCGTTGGCCCTCTCCCTCCTGCATCAGGGCAAGGAGGTCCATCTCGCCAACCTGTCCTTCAGCGCACTCGCCGGGCTCCCCCTCGACGACTGGGCCGCCCCCGACCTGGCCGCCGTCACTCCCGACTCCGCCCTGCACCAGAACTACTTCCCGGAGCGGACCCTCGCGCAGTGGCTGCGCCTAAACGGCTACCCGTCCACCGTGTATGCCTTCCCCCAGACCGGGGTACGCCCGCTGCGCGCTGCCTACCAAGCACTGATCGAGCTGCACGACATCGACGCTGTGGTGCTGGTCGACGGCGGAACGGACATTTTGATGCGCGGTGACGAATCCGGGCTCGGCACTCCCGAGGAGGACCTCACCAGCGTGGCGGCGCTGGCCGCGCTGGACTCCATACCGACCCGGCTCGTCGTGTCAGTGGGCTTCGGCGTGGACGCGTACCACGGCGTCAACCACGTGCACGTACTGGAGAACATCGCCGCGCTGGAGCGCGACGGCGCGTACCTCGGCGCGTTCTCGATGCCGCGCGCCACCCGTGAGGGCGCGCTCTACCTCGACGCGGTGACACACGCTCAGCACCACACCCCGGAGCACCCCAGCATCGTGAACGGATCGATCGCGGCGGCCGTGCGCGGCTCCTTCGGTGACGTCCGGTTCACTGATCGCACCCGGGGGAGCGAGTTGTTCGTGAACCCGCTGATGTCCCTGTACTTCGCCTTCGACCTCCCGGGCCTGGCCGCCCGCTGCCTCTACCTGGATCGGATCGAGGACACCCACCTGATGCGCCAAGTCCACTCGCGGATAGCCGAGTTCCGCGAGTCCAGAGTGACGCGCCCACCCCGCCGCTTCCCACACTAG
- a CDS encoding serine hydrolase domain-containing protein — MAELGGVCDERFTEVAARLSENLDAGEELGASVAVVVDGEPVVYLWKGWADQGRSVPWRRDTITNVWSCTKTVTSLTALLLVERRLLDVDAPVARYWPEFAARGPLSRLWTSDMVIASVILRKV; from the coding sequence ATGGCGGAACTCGGCGGAGTGTGCGACGAGCGTTTCACGGAGGTGGCCGCGCGACTGTCCGAGAACCTCGACGCGGGCGAGGAACTCGGTGCCTCTGTCGCCGTCGTGGTCGACGGGGAGCCGGTGGTCTACCTGTGGAAAGGCTGGGCCGACCAGGGCCGCTCGGTGCCATGGCGGCGGGACACGATCACCAATGTCTGGTCGTGCACGAAGACGGTCACGTCCCTGACGGCGCTGCTGCTGGTCGAGCGCCGACTGCTCGACGTCGACGCACCGGTGGCCCGGTACTGGCCGGAGTTCGCCGCGCGCGGGCCGCTTTCGCGTCTCTGGACGTCTGACATGGTTATAGCGAGTGTCATACTTCGAAAGGTGTAA
- a CDS encoding serine/threonine protein kinase, with protein sequence MSDEGRLIAGRYRLLDRIGRGGMGTVWRAHDDLLARQVAVKKLHPQPQLDDHELAILFERTRREARSAARISHPNVIVVHDVVVDEGLPAIVMEYVPSTTLADLTEEHGPVPPEEAARIGREVLAALRAAHRAGILHRDVKPANVLLAEDGRVVLTDFGIAQASEASALTRTGQLVGSVDFIAPERLVGAPPGPEADLWGLGATLFQAVDGRSPFLRDSVTGTMYAIAMEPVPQVRSAGPLTPLIQGLLASKPSERLSAEDAERLLRVPAGVRAAADDAATPIPIPALAPASGPGRKADPDSRLAIRGASAVEVSAERPPAGTPDPRGKGSAGRWRKPVGFAAVAAVMALLITSAWLVLATPEKDSHGTGATASDNPLTVGDANAPDSPGTAAASSPVSSPSSSASSDSSASTAGSGGASPTVPAPSEPTSKSSQKTAGQESGDDDTSPASGSGGSDSQPGRPLLVAASGKCLSGGAGTEGIQLFQATCDGSAAQRWRIGSDGTVRSSGKCMTAAGGATDSRTEVQLAGCDGRTSQEFRLAGTELRADQAQMCVDIFGGASGTGAVLFECNGRDNQTWTLG encoded by the coding sequence GTGTCCGACGAAGGACGGCTGATCGCCGGCCGATACCGCCTCCTCGACCGGATCGGCCGGGGAGGCATGGGAACCGTCTGGCGCGCCCACGACGATCTCCTCGCGCGCCAGGTCGCCGTCAAGAAACTCCACCCCCAGCCGCAGCTCGACGACCACGAACTGGCCATCCTGTTCGAGCGCACTCGGCGCGAGGCCCGCAGCGCGGCACGGATCAGCCACCCCAATGTGATCGTCGTCCATGACGTCGTGGTCGACGAGGGCCTGCCCGCCATCGTCATGGAGTACGTGCCTTCCACCACCCTCGCCGATCTGACCGAGGAGCACGGCCCCGTCCCGCCCGAAGAGGCCGCCAGGATCGGCCGCGAGGTGCTCGCGGCCCTGCGGGCGGCGCACCGGGCCGGGATCCTGCACCGGGACGTGAAGCCGGCGAACGTACTGCTGGCCGAGGACGGCCGGGTGGTTCTCACCGACTTCGGCATCGCCCAGGCCTCCGAGGCCTCGGCTCTCACCCGTACCGGCCAACTGGTCGGGTCGGTCGACTTCATCGCCCCCGAGCGCCTCGTCGGCGCGCCTCCGGGCCCCGAGGCCGATCTGTGGGGGCTGGGCGCCACGCTCTTCCAGGCGGTGGACGGCCGGTCACCGTTCCTGCGGGACTCGGTGACGGGGACCATGTACGCCATCGCCATGGAGCCCGTCCCCCAGGTCCGGTCCGCCGGGCCGCTGACCCCCCTGATCCAGGGCCTGCTCGCCAGTAAGCCGTCGGAGCGACTGTCGGCCGAGGACGCCGAACGCCTCCTGCGCGTGCCGGCCGGAGTCCGCGCGGCGGCCGACGACGCCGCAACTCCGATTCCGATTCCGGCTCTTGCTCCCGCTTCAGGGCCGGGCCGGAAGGCGGACCCGGACTCGCGGCTCGCGATTCGCGGGGCGTCCGCTGTCGAGGTGTCCGCCGAACGTCCGCCCGCCGGCACTCCCGATCCGCGAGGCAAGGGGTCTGCGGGCCGATGGAGGAAGCCGGTCGGGTTCGCTGCGGTGGCCGCCGTCATGGCGCTACTCATCACGTCCGCGTGGTTGGTCCTGGCGACACCGGAGAAGGACAGTCACGGCACCGGCGCCACGGCGTCGGACAATCCGCTGACAGTCGGGGACGCCAACGCGCCGGACTCCCCGGGCACGGCCGCGGCCTCCTCTCCTGTCTCCTCGCCGTCGAGTTCGGCGAGTTCGGACAGTTCCGCGAGTACCGCGGGTTCTGGCGGCGCGTCGCCGACCGTGCCCGCTCCGTCCGAGCCGACGTCCAAGTCCTCGCAGAAGACTGCCGGGCAGGAGTCCGGTGACGATGACACGTCCCCAGCGAGTGGATCCGGCGGCTCGGACTCCCAGCCCGGCCGTCCCCTGCTGGTCGCCGCCTCGGGCAAGTGCCTGAGCGGCGGCGCCGGGACCGAGGGCATCCAGCTGTTCCAGGCCACGTGCGACGGGTCCGCCGCGCAGCGGTGGCGCATCGGATCGGACGGCACCGTGCGGTCCTCCGGGAAGTGCATGACCGCGGCCGGTGGGGCGACGGACAGCCGGACCGAGGTCCAGTTGGCCGGCTGCGACGGCCGTACGAGCCAGGAGTTCCGTCTCGCCGGTACGGAACTGAGGGCTGACCAGGCGCAGATGTGCGTCGACATCTTCGGCGGCGCGAGCGGCACGGGGGCGGTCCTGTTCGAATGCAACGGACGGGACAACCAGACCTGGACACTGGGGTAA
- a CDS encoding putative quinol monooxygenase, which translates to MTDPIVLVATMVAKPGQEELVEKTLTAALPKVHAEPGCLLYALHRKAGTTGEFVMIEKWASREALGAHMKGAVMREVGGALAQALAGPPDMVFLDAIPAGDPDAGAV; encoded by the coding sequence ATGACCGATCCGATAGTCCTGGTGGCGACAATGGTCGCCAAGCCCGGCCAGGAAGAGCTGGTGGAGAAGACGCTGACGGCGGCGCTGCCCAAGGTGCACGCCGAACCCGGATGCCTGCTGTACGCCCTGCACCGCAAGGCGGGCACCACCGGTGAGTTCGTCATGATCGAGAAGTGGGCCTCGCGGGAGGCGCTCGGCGCGCACATGAAGGGTGCCGTCATGCGGGAGGTCGGCGGCGCCCTGGCGCAGGCACTGGCCGGCCCCCCGGACATGGTCTTCCTGGACGCGATCCCCGCCGGCGACCCGGACGCCGGCGCCGTCTGA
- a CDS encoding AMIN-like domain-containing (lipo)protein, which yields MKRLTTVLATLALVLAGGGAVPAAAATATAAAPQAAACETGWGSQNKSEPGSLAMTGALANVRTGRHACYDRMVFDIPGMTTADPALYWVQYVPDFNHVPSQTGIPVKGGAIIEIEFTAPVNTSQYPVELADPLPGLDFTGYQTFRDAKFGGYYYSGTHIGLGVRAKLPFRVLVLPGRIVVDVAHSW from the coding sequence ATGAAACGCTTGACAACGGTGCTGGCAACGCTGGCGCTGGTATTAGCGGGGGGAGGCGCTGTTCCGGCTGCCGCCGCGACCGCCACCGCTGCCGCACCGCAGGCCGCCGCTTGCGAGACGGGCTGGGGAAGTCAGAACAAGTCGGAACCGGGATCGCTCGCGATGACCGGTGCCCTGGCGAACGTCCGGACCGGCCGTCACGCCTGCTACGACCGGATGGTCTTCGACATTCCGGGCATGACCACGGCCGATCCGGCCCTGTACTGGGTGCAGTATGTGCCCGACTTCAACCACGTCCCGTCCCAGACCGGGATCCCCGTCAAGGGTGGGGCGATCATCGAGATCGAGTTCACCGCACCGGTCAACACGTCGCAGTATCCGGTCGAACTGGCTGATCCGCTGCCGGGGCTGGACTTCACCGGCTACCAGACCTTCAGGGACGCCAAGTTCGGCGGCTACTACTACTCGGGCACGCATATCGGCCTCGGGGTCCGGGCCAAACTGCCGTTCCGGGTGCTGGTGCTGCCCGGACGGATCGTGGTGGACGTGGCGCACAGCTGGTAG
- a CDS encoding AraC family transcriptional regulator, with product MEIRAAAIRGIDRLIDDLGGDGAGLLGEFGVSPDDLDSDHALLPAVTAGRILRRATKELDCPDLGLRLAAHQDMSMLGPLALAVGNCDTVGEGLDCASRFLFVHNQGIRMSRVDDPERYAGVGAVEYRMVHPDIPYEPQTIDAGLGLLHRNLITMSGGYELLGVYMPHPPLTDESVYAEFFGAPIRFDADRALLRVRKKLFVQPMSTPVNPELRRMVVEYLEAHYTDPRDSVTTTVRSAVGRALGTVPARIDMVAAWLHTHPRTLQRRLAQEGTSFQAIVDDVRKKAAHRLLTGTDMPFSQVASLVELAGQAALTRAARRWFGRTPTQVRRDARRVPKSPRVGQG from the coding sequence ATGGAAATCCGGGCCGCCGCGATCCGGGGCATCGATCGTCTGATCGACGATCTCGGCGGTGACGGGGCGGGTCTGCTCGGCGAGTTCGGCGTTTCGCCGGATGACCTGGACTCCGACCACGCTCTGCTGCCGGCGGTCACGGCCGGGCGGATCCTGCGCCGCGCCACGAAGGAACTGGACTGTCCGGATCTCGGACTGCGTCTGGCGGCGCACCAGGACATGTCGATGCTCGGCCCGCTGGCTCTGGCGGTCGGGAACTGCGACACGGTCGGAGAGGGTCTGGACTGCGCGTCCCGGTTCCTCTTCGTCCACAACCAGGGCATTCGTATGTCTCGCGTGGACGATCCCGAGCGCTACGCGGGGGTGGGGGCCGTCGAATACCGGATGGTGCATCCGGACATTCCGTACGAGCCGCAGACGATCGACGCGGGTCTGGGGCTGCTGCACCGCAATCTCATCACGATGAGCGGCGGCTACGAGCTGCTCGGGGTCTACATGCCCCATCCGCCGCTGACGGACGAGTCGGTGTACGCGGAGTTCTTCGGCGCGCCGATCCGGTTCGACGCGGACCGCGCCCTGCTGCGGGTACGGAAGAAGCTCTTCGTCCAGCCGATGTCGACCCCGGTCAACCCCGAACTGCGCCGCATGGTCGTGGAGTACCTGGAGGCCCACTACACAGATCCCCGCGACAGCGTCACGACCACGGTGCGGTCGGCGGTCGGGCGCGCGCTGGGCACGGTTCCCGCGAGGATCGACATGGTCGCGGCATGGCTGCACACGCATCCGCGCACGTTGCAGCGGCGGCTGGCGCAGGAGGGCACATCGTTCCAGGCGATCGTCGACGACGTACGCAAGAAGGCGGCACATCGGCTGCTTACGGGGACCGACATGCCGTTCTCGCAGGTCGCGTCGTTGGTGGAGCTGGCCGGACAGGCGGCGCTCACCCGTGCGGCGCGCCGTTGGTTCGGCCGGACGCCGACTCAGGTCCGCCGTGACGCCAGGCGCGTTCCCAAGTCACCGCGTGTCGGGCAGGGTTAA
- a CDS encoding alpha/beta fold hydrolase, translated as MIDTGRIRLFCTDTGPVGACREWSPHSEELAERFRVVVPDLRGHGRSGVPDLGNTLVNMADDLAALIETLGTGPVVAVGHSMGGQVVNLLAVRHPELVRSVIALDPAHGSHSAEVDGIPARLAGYRARGARAAAEFVAGAFSPATPPMSAPCSAPRTMSSPSRTRACAPTRTRSASAPGARRTCAAASSRR; from the coding sequence GTGATCGACACCGGCCGCATCCGCCTGTTCTGCACGGACACCGGCCCCGTGGGCGCCTGCCGGGAGTGGTCGCCGCATAGCGAGGAGCTGGCCGAGCGATTCCGCGTGGTCGTCCCGGACCTGCGCGGCCACGGCCGCTCCGGGGTACCGGACCTGGGCAACACGCTGGTGAACATGGCGGACGACCTGGCCGCACTGATCGAGACCCTCGGCACCGGACCGGTGGTCGCCGTCGGCCACTCGATGGGTGGGCAGGTGGTCAACCTGCTCGCCGTACGGCACCCGGAGCTCGTCCGGTCGGTCATCGCCCTCGACCCCGCCCACGGTTCCCATAGCGCCGAAGTGGACGGGATCCCCGCGCGCCTGGCCGGCTACCGGGCACGCGGCGCCCGGGCAGCCGCCGAGTTCGTGGCCGGCGCGTTCTCCCCGGCCACCCCGCCCATGTCCGCACCGTGCTCGGCACCCCGGACCATGTCGTCGCCCAGTCGTACGCGCGCATGTGCACCGACCCGGACGCGGTCGGCATCCGCCCCCGGAGCGAGGCGTACCTGCGCCGCCGCGTCCAGCCGTCGCTGA